In one window of Desulfonatronovibrio magnus DNA:
- the uvrA gene encoding excinuclease ABC subunit UvrA, translating into MKENISITNATHHNLKSVSIDIPRHNLVVICGPSGSGKSTLAFDIIYAEGQRRYVESLSAYARQFLPQMDKPQVEKIEGLSPSISIEQHSLSRNPRSTVGTVTEIYDFLRVFFARLGQPICTSCSKPVSAQSASQIIESIMSMEPGLKCMILSPLVQNKKGTHADLLKKLKGQGFARVRINKEVQPLEPLPVLEKNKKHTLELVVDRLVLKPEVRKRLADSVELALSYGDGTLTLSVINGQDIFFGTEAVCPACRISLPAPTPQLFSFNSPQGACGSCSGIGSVEYFEPDLIAPNKGLSLNKGAVIPWKNPRVLERYKDDLKLMGKKYGFNLNTSLSDFSPQAMEALFTGDLELGFEGVLSLLEQGYGFGHIWRDELSRFRQSRPCPGCQGARLRPEALSVYVDNLNIKDFTQLPIVRSLSWLENLKFSEMKQKIAGPLIQELTHRLKFLVNVGLDYISLGRNMSTLSGGEAQRIRLAGQLGSGLVGVTYVLDEPSIGLHPRDNDRLIDTLRQLQTRGNTVLVVEHDEATIKSADHVVELGPGSGALGGEIVYQGKVQDLVDSSDSLTGKYLRKELSIPRPAERRKGDGSIVVRGVRTNNLKNVDLELPLKEFVVVTGVSGSGKSSLVVDSLYKHLALARGLKVDNPGSIKGIDGSELVEKIISIDQSPIGRTPRSNPATYTKIFDEIRKIFAQTVESKKRGYKPGRFSFNVRGGRCESCRGDGQIQVEMHFLPDVYVKCEVCDGKRYNRETLDVQYKGLNISQILDMSVRQARDFFSSYSILERKLGILEEVGLEYIKLGQPATTLSGGEAQRIKISRELSKKSLPGTLYILDEPTTGLHTHEVGKLIQVLNKLVDRGASIVVIEHNLDVVACADYVVDLGPGGGDSGGIIVAQGTPEEISRNPGSVTGRYLDL; encoded by the coding sequence ATGAAAGAAAATATATCCATTACCAATGCTACGCATCATAATCTCAAATCCGTATCCATTGATATCCCGAGGCATAATCTCGTTGTTATCTGCGGGCCTTCCGGGTCAGGCAAATCAACCCTGGCCTTTGATATAATCTACGCTGAAGGTCAGAGAAGGTATGTGGAGTCCTTGTCAGCCTATGCCCGGCAGTTTTTGCCTCAGATGGACAAGCCTCAGGTGGAAAAGATTGAAGGCCTTTCTCCTTCAATCTCCATTGAGCAGCATTCACTTTCCAGAAATCCGCGTTCAACTGTGGGTACTGTTACAGAAATCTATGATTTCCTGAGAGTATTTTTTGCCAGATTAGGCCAGCCAATATGCACAAGTTGCTCCAAACCGGTCAGTGCTCAGTCTGCCTCACAGATTATTGAAAGCATCATGTCCATGGAGCCGGGGCTGAAATGCATGATTTTGAGTCCTCTGGTTCAAAACAAGAAAGGAACCCATGCTGATCTTTTAAAAAAGCTTAAAGGACAGGGCTTTGCCAGAGTCAGAATCAACAAGGAAGTCCAGCCTCTTGAGCCTTTACCTGTTCTGGAAAAGAATAAAAAGCATACTCTGGAACTGGTGGTGGACCGTCTTGTTCTCAAGCCTGAGGTGCGCAAGCGCCTGGCAGACTCGGTGGAACTTGCCCTGAGTTATGGGGATGGAACCTTGACCCTGTCTGTAATTAATGGTCAGGATATTTTTTTTGGTACTGAAGCGGTTTGTCCTGCATGCAGGATATCTCTGCCAGCTCCTACGCCACAGCTGTTTTCATTCAATAGTCCTCAAGGAGCCTGTGGGTCATGTTCTGGTATCGGCAGTGTAGAATATTTTGAGCCGGATCTAATTGCCCCCAACAAGGGCTTGAGCCTGAACAAAGGAGCAGTCATTCCCTGGAAAAATCCAAGAGTTCTGGAAAGATATAAAGACGATCTCAAACTGATGGGCAAAAAGTACGGGTTTAATCTTAATACCAGCTTGTCGGATTTTTCTCCACAAGCCATGGAAGCATTGTTTACGGGAGATTTGGAGTTAGGGTTTGAAGGGGTGCTTTCTTTGCTTGAGCAGGGGTATGGATTTGGACATATCTGGAGGGATGAATTGTCAAGATTCAGACAGTCGCGTCCCTGTCCTGGCTGTCAGGGAGCCAGGCTCAGGCCTGAGGCATTATCTGTATATGTGGACAACCTGAATATAAAAGATTTTACTCAGCTGCCCATTGTCAGATCCCTGTCCTGGCTGGAAAATCTTAAGTTCAGCGAGATGAAACAGAAAATTGCCGGGCCATTGATCCAGGAACTTACCCACAGGCTCAAGTTTCTGGTCAATGTAGGCCTGGATTATATAAGTTTGGGCAGAAATATGTCCACCCTGTCCGGGGGTGAGGCTCAGAGGATCAGGCTGGCCGGACAATTGGGCTCTGGCCTGGTGGGGGTTACTTATGTTCTGGATGAGCCAAGCATTGGACTGCATCCGAGAGACAACGACCGGCTCATAGATACGCTGCGACAGCTTCAGACCAGGGGAAATACTGTGCTTGTGGTGGAGCATGATGAAGCCACCATTAAGTCAGCTGATCATGTTGTGGAGTTGGGGCCAGGGTCTGGAGCTCTGGGCGGTGAGATTGTTTATCAGGGTAAAGTGCAGGATCTGGTGGACAGTTCAGATTCCTTGACAGGAAAGTATTTAAGAAAGGAGCTGAGTATCCCCAGGCCCGCAGAAAGGCGCAAAGGTGATGGCTCCATTGTTGTCAGAGGTGTCAGGACAAATAATCTGAAAAATGTTGATCTTGAACTTCCCCTGAAGGAATTTGTGGTAGTTACAGGAGTATCCGGTTCCGGCAAGAGTTCTCTTGTTGTGGACTCCCTTTACAAACACCTGGCCCTGGCCAGAGGACTTAAGGTCGATAATCCAGGAAGCATTAAAGGCATTGACGGGTCAGAGCTTGTGGAAAAGATCATTTCCATTGATCAGTCACCCATTGGGAGGACTCCAAGATCCAACCCGGCTACATATACCAAGATATTTGATGAGATCAGAAAGATTTTTGCTCAGACCGTTGAATCAAAAAAGAGGGGATACAAACCGGGACGGTTCAGCTTTAATGTGCGCGGGGGCCGGTGTGAGTCGTGCAGAGGTGACGGGCAGATTCAGGTGGAGATGCACTTTTTGCCTGATGTGTATGTCAAATGCGAGGTCTGTGACGGCAAAAGATATAACCGCGAAACCCTTGATGTTCAGTACAAGGGTCTAAATATCTCTCAGATTCTTGATATGTCTGTGCGTCAGGCCAGGGATTTTTTTTCCAGCTATTCCATTTTGGAGAGAAAACTCGGAATTCTGGAAGAAGTTGGTCTGGAGTACATAAAGCTTGGCCAGCCAGCCACCACCCTGTCCGGAGGTGAGGCCCAGAGGATCAAAATTTCCAGGGAGCTGAGCAAAAAGAGTCTGCCCGGAACTCTTTATATTTTAGATGAGCCGACCACGGGTCTGCATACCCATGAGGTGGGCAAGCTTATTCAGGTTTTGAACAAGCTTGTAGACCGGGGAGCAAGTATTGTGGTCATAGAGCACAATCTTGATGTTGTAGCCTGCGCTGATTATGTGGTTGATCTCGGCCCTGGCGGTGGAGACAGTGGCGGAATCATAGTTGCTCAGGGCACACCAGAGGAGATCAGCCGGAATCCCGGATCAGTTACTGGCAGGTATCTTGATCTATAG